In Fodinibius saliphilus, a genomic segment contains:
- a CDS encoding CoA-binding protein: MDPDFKKKLENIDTVVVVGCSANKYRTSYHIANYLKENGINIIPVNPKYDEVLGEKCYASIKEIAADVEVDVVDIFRDSEYTAQMVQEVVDWSKKSGQNPLIWTQLSVSSPEAKALAEEAGLDYVENKCLMVQHGKVA; this comes from the coding sequence ATGGATCCTGATTTTAAAAAAAAGCTTGAAAATATTGATACCGTAGTGGTTGTTGGCTGTTCGGCTAATAAATATCGGACGAGTTATCATATTGCCAATTACCTGAAGGAAAATGGAATTAACATAATACCGGTAAATCCAAAATATGATGAGGTGTTGGGGGAAAAGTGCTACGCTTCTATTAAAGAGATAGCTGCTGATGTGGAAGTTGATGTGGTAGATATATTCCGAGATTCTGAATATACCGCACAGATGGTTCAAGAAGTTGTTGATTGGTCGAAAAAGTCGGGACAAAATCCACTGATATGGACGCAGCTTTCAGTATCTTCTCCGGAGGCTAAAGCGCTGGCAGAAGAAGCTGGATTAGACTATGTGGAAAATAAGTGCTTAATGGTACAGCATGGAAAAGTAGCTTGA